A single genomic interval of Mucilaginibacter robiniae harbors:
- a CDS encoding DUF2157 domain-containing protein: protein MKLNLDKQESEFLNKAISHWEKEQLVSTEQAQALRNSVEVKGFDWMRLAKYSFWIALICGGIAIGSLIINDAIINWIKSLYYTPDVVIAIGSGALAAGAFYLGRRRETLFPERVFSNEATIFTGVLFTACCIAYLGKTFDNGSGHYSLLFLISVFIYGFLGWQLNSRLIWLFALVSLGSWFGTETGYQTRWSYYFLGMNYPLRFVAFGVILLAACYLLRGRNWVKPFWELTYVVGLLYLFLSLWLLSIFGNFGELERWFEVKQISLFYWGFFLAAVAAGFLLYGLRSKDAIAREFGITFLLIFIYTEYFECLWNHIPYTLFFAILAASFWLIGRRAEKIWNLDALKDSIG, encoded by the coding sequence ATGAAACTCAACCTCGATAAACAAGAAAGTGAATTCTTGAATAAAGCCATTAGTCACTGGGAGAAAGAACAGTTAGTATCAACTGAACAGGCTCAGGCTTTGCGCAATTCGGTAGAGGTAAAAGGGTTTGATTGGATGAGGCTGGCTAAGTATTCTTTCTGGATAGCTTTGATTTGTGGTGGCATAGCTATAGGTTCATTAATCATCAACGATGCCATTATTAACTGGATTAAAAGCCTGTATTATACGCCCGATGTGGTGATTGCGATAGGTTCGGGCGCTTTGGCAGCTGGTGCTTTTTATCTAGGCCGCCGTCGCGAAACGCTTTTCCCGGAGCGAGTGTTCAGTAATGAGGCTACCATTTTCACGGGTGTACTCTTTACTGCTTGCTGCATTGCTTATTTGGGCAAAACGTTTGATAATGGCTCGGGACATTATTCCTTATTGTTTTTGATATCGGTATTTATATATGGCTTTTTAGGCTGGCAGCTAAATTCAAGGCTGATCTGGTTGTTTGCGTTGGTATCGCTGGGTAGCTGGTTCGGCACCGAAACAGGTTATCAAACCCGCTGGAGCTACTACTTTCTAGGTATGAATTACCCTTTACGCTTTGTGGCTTTCGGGGTAATATTACTAGCTGCCTGTTACCTGCTACGTGGCCGTAATTGGGTAAAGCCTTTTTGGGAACTTACCTATGTGGTAGGCTTATTATATCTGTTCTTATCCTTATGGCTGCTGAGTATATTCGGGAACTTCGGTGAACTGGAACGCTGGTTTGAGGTAAAGCAAATCAGTTTATTTTATTGGGGCTTCTTTTTGGCGGCTGTTGCGGCTGGTTTTTTGCTGTACGGCTTACGCAGCAAAGATGCTATTGCCCGCGAGTTTGGCATTACCTTTTTACTTATTTTTATTTATACCGAATACTTTGAGTGTTTGTGGAACCATATTCCATACACGTTATTCTTTGCTATTCTGGCGGCCTCATTTTGGTTGATTGGTCGTCGGGCAGAAAAGATTTGGAACCTGGATGCACTGAAAGATTCTATTGGCTAA
- a CDS encoding cobalamin-binding protein, which produces MPAEKIISLLPAATEIVCALGLEAQLVGRSHECNYPFSVKHLPACTRDRIGTDLNSGAIDRRVKTLLTDALSVYEVNREVIKELKPDVVITQDQCEVCAVSLPEVEQALAGYLDKPAQIISLQPNSLDDIFDNINQVAAALQTLPAAQILLEDLQERVDIIRHKLKFMENKPTVACIEWLDPLMTSGNWVPELVSIAGGTPLMADSGKHSAYIQWEDLRLADPEIMVLMPCGFSIERTLQEIDLILQLPGLTDLQAVKNKRFYIVDGNQYFNRPGPRIVDSLEIMAEIIYPKQFFFGYEGEGWIKFDV; this is translated from the coding sequence ATGCCTGCCGAAAAAATCATATCCTTATTACCTGCTGCTACCGAAATTGTTTGTGCTCTGGGCCTGGAAGCTCAGTTAGTAGGCCGTTCGCACGAATGTAATTATCCATTCTCTGTAAAGCATTTGCCTGCTTGTACACGTGACCGTATTGGAACAGACCTGAACAGTGGCGCTATTGACCGCAGGGTGAAAACGTTGTTAACTGATGCATTGTCGGTGTATGAAGTAAACCGTGAGGTAATCAAGGAGCTGAAACCGGATGTGGTAATTACGCAAGACCAATGCGAGGTTTGTGCCGTATCTTTGCCCGAGGTAGAGCAGGCATTGGCCGGCTATTTGGATAAGCCTGCACAAATCATCTCCTTACAGCCTAATAGCCTGGACGATATTTTTGATAACATCAATCAGGTTGCTGCTGCCTTGCAGACGCTGCCAGCTGCCCAGATTTTATTAGAAGATTTGCAGGAACGGGTAGATATAATTCGGCATAAACTGAAGTTCATGGAAAACAAGCCTACTGTGGCTTGCATAGAATGGCTTGATCCACTCATGACCTCTGGCAACTGGGTGCCCGAACTGGTAAGTATAGCTGGTGGTACACCGCTCATGGCTGATTCAGGTAAGCATTCTGCTTACATACAATGGGAAGATTTACGCTTGGCCGATCCGGAGATTATGGTGCTGATGCCTTGCGGTTTTTCTATCGAACGTACGTTACAGGAAATTGACTTGATACTGCAACTACCCGGCTTAACCGATCTACAAGCGGTAAAAAACAAACGCTTTTATATAGTTGATGGTAACCAGTACTTCAATCGTCCCGGCCCGCGTATTGTTGATTCATTAGAAATTATGGCCGAAATTATTTATCCTAAACAATTCTTTTTTGGCTACGAAGGCGAAGGATGGATTAAGTTTGATGTGTGA
- a CDS encoding LysE family translocator — translation MIVLTFVLGLVVNFIGYIPPGNINLTLVQLAINRGMRQAIRFITAFSSMELVFTFAIMQGAKWLSAQAHIGTIIDWFMVVLFGVLGTITWLNRKNPPKTKYSDRESIRYGLILGLVNPMQIIFWLFAGTYLLAHQWILPGLWALGIFSLGSACGAFLCLYLYALFARYLQSKFDLSTQVINTSIAVLFFAFSAYHLIKQVYLIIHHH, via the coding sequence ATGATTGTTTTGACCTTCGTTTTAGGATTGGTTGTAAACTTTATAGGTTACATTCCACCCGGTAATATTAACTTAACCTTAGTACAATTAGCCATTAACCGGGGCATGCGGCAAGCTATTCGGTTTATTACTGCGTTTTCGAGTATGGAGCTGGTTTTTACTTTTGCCATTATGCAGGGTGCCAAATGGCTTTCGGCACAAGCGCATATCGGAACAATCATCGATTGGTTTATGGTCGTATTATTTGGCGTGTTGGGCACTATAACTTGGCTCAACCGCAAAAACCCACCTAAAACCAAATATTCTGACCGTGAAAGCATTCGCTACGGACTTATTTTAGGGCTGGTTAATCCGATGCAAATTATATTCTGGCTATTTGCCGGTACTTATCTGCTAGCTCACCAATGGATATTGCCCGGCTTGTGGGCATTAGGTATATTCAGTTTGGGCTCAGCTTGCGGTGCTTTTTTATGCTTATACCTATATGCATTATTTGCCCGGTACCTGCAAAGCAAATTTGATTTAAGTACGCAGGTAATTAATACTAGTATAGCAGTGCTGTTTTTTGCATTCTCAGCTTATCACCTGATTAAACAAGTTTATTTAATTATTCATCACCATTAA
- a CDS encoding Arc family DNA-binding protein, which produces MAEKKSFALRVDAETMKTIEKWATDEFRSVNGQIEWILHQALKEAGRIKNKSEQKDK; this is translated from the coding sequence ATGGCCGAAAAAAAATCATTTGCTCTGAGGGTTGATGCTGAAACTATGAAAACCATTGAAAAGTGGGCTACTGATGAGTTCAGAAGTGTTAACGGGCAAATAGAATGGATTTTGCACCAGGCTTTGAAAGAAGCAGGACGCATCAAGAACAAAAGCGAGCAGAAAGACAAATAG
- a CDS encoding bifunctional riboflavin kinase/FAD synthetase, translating to MKIYHHLDEFTPLKNAVVTIGTFDGVHLGHRQIISRIKALADECGGETVILTFFPHPRMIIHPENQELKLITTIQERAELLETLGVDHLIITPFSRDFSNQSAETYIRDILVQKIGTRKIIIGYDHRFGKDRQGGLTDLQQNGPVYGFEVIEIPEQDVNDVAVSSTRIREALLQADIAQADAFLGYPFFITGKVIRGNQIGRQLGYPTANLLVEENYKLIPADGIFAVTVEVDSRTHKGMAYIGHRPTINGMTRNIEVNIFDFNQDIYNQTLRMHFHYFVRHDVKFSSLDGLKEQLALDQIEVQRLLSSL from the coding sequence ATGAAGATATATCATCACCTGGATGAGTTTACGCCACTGAAGAATGCAGTGGTTACTATTGGTACTTTTGATGGGGTGCACTTAGGGCACCGGCAAATTATTTCACGCATTAAGGCTTTAGCTGATGAGTGTGGAGGCGAAACCGTAATTCTTACCTTTTTTCCACACCCGCGCATGATTATCCACCCCGAAAATCAGGAACTAAAGCTTATTACCACCATACAGGAACGTGCCGAACTACTGGAAACACTAGGTGTAGATCATTTAATTATTACTCCATTTTCGCGTGATTTTTCCAACCAATCTGCCGAAACTTATATTCGTGATATCTTGGTGCAGAAAATTGGTACCCGTAAAATCATCATTGGTTATGACCACCGTTTTGGTAAAGACCGCCAAGGTGGTTTAACCGATTTGCAACAAAACGGACCAGTTTATGGTTTCGAGGTGATTGAAATACCAGAACAGGATGTAAATGATGTAGCTGTAAGCTCAACTCGCATTCGGGAAGCGTTGTTACAGGCCGATATTGCCCAGGCAGATGCGTTTTTAGGTTATCCGTTTTTTATTACCGGCAAGGTAATACGTGGTAACCAGATTGGCCGGCAACTAGGCTATCCTACAGCCAACTTGCTGGTGGAAGAAAATTACAAATTGATTCCTGCCGATGGGATATTTGCTGTTACGGTTGAAGTAGATAGCCGAACTCATAAAGGAATGGCCTACATTGGGCACCGACCCACTATTAACGGCATGACGCGGAATATCGAAGTAAACATCTTTGACTTTAACCAGGACATCTATAACCAAACGTTACGTATGCACTTCCATTACTTTGTGCGCCATGATGTTAAGTTTTCTTCATTAGATGGTTTGAAGGAGCAACTAGCCTTAGATCAGATAGAGGTACAACGGTTATTGAGTAGCCTTTAA